GATGTTGCAGTCCACCTTATTCTAAGATCTGAAGTATCTTTTTTTAAAGTCCCTTTTTTCTGGGAAAGTATGTGTTAAATTCTTCTTGATTTTAGATGCCCaagtgactttttttttttttgttttctactAGCCTAGATGTTAGGCTGTTTCtgtttttctatttgttttacTGGACCTTTCATTCATTTTAGCAGTGATTTAATTTCtccaattaataatttttttcttctgtttattacaaaaaataaaataaagtaaaaaaatgtgCAGACCATATTTTGGGTGTGCTGTAGTTTGTCTTAAACATTTATCCAGTAGTCGAAATTGGTTGTGCTAATTTGAATATACTGCATTCTTTCCTTGGTCCTGATGGAGCAATGTGTTCTTTCCTTTTTCATCTTTGTTCATGATCTGTTCTACAATATTTCTCATAATAAATAGCTAGAAGATTGTATGTTAGTGTGCATTTGTTTGTGAATAGCtggtttgaatattatttatgaatattgaAAGTACAGGAACTTTTGCTCGAAGACTGGCCCAGGCTTTTCCAACATGGCAGGTATTCCTGGTTGaacatctttttctttctaaattatAGTACTTCtgcttattttgaatatttgtgtgtttttgtatgaataaaaaattatattctgtATTACTCTCTCCTTTGCAGGATAGTCTTTTTGTCAACTTCTAAAACTGCTTTTATACCTTAGTTTGAATATATTGTGTTATTTTTAATGTGTAACGTCTTGTGGAGTTATTATTTCATCGGAATTACATAAAAGAATTTAGACTTTAGAACATGTTGATAATCCTAACTGTTCCTTATGGACTTAATCGACACAGTTCCTCCTGGTGGACCTGAGGTGCCATGGTGATTCAGCATCAATGAAGAAGAGACAACCCCATACTGTTGCCTCAACTGCTCTTGACGTCTTAAAGCTGGTGAGTATCTCTTGACTATTGGTATGATTTTTAAGCAACTAATCTCTGAATTAGCTAAAATAGCTCTTCCCCTGTTGGTTGTTTCTACAAATTGATTCTTTAGATGCAAAAAGTTGATGAAGAGCATGAAGCATAAATTGTAGAAATCTTATATGGAAGTAATGAAAATGCagaaatttttctcttttgtttcagATTAATGTGATTTATTATCAAGAAAATACAATGTTGCTGTCTCAAGGCATGATATCATATGCAGGAAACTTATCTACAGTCAACTTTAGGTGGATCAGTTGTTTGAGTTTCTTTTATCACTTAGTGCtttagaagaagaaagaagaaatagtaaagagaagaaagagattgaaaagaggaagaaaagaaagattacaaaggaaaataagaatTTAGTGGGAGAATAGAAGAGATTTAGTAGAggaaattcaataatatttttaatcaatcaGTCTGAACAACACATTAGAACTAAGGATCTATGATAGGCTTGAAACCTAGAATCCTACAGAATTGTGAAATACTCTTCTGATGAAATAAGGAGTAATATCAAAGGAAATAAAATGAAGTGAAagactaaacaaaataaaatcctaaaaactatGGGGACATCTGACAAATTTAGTACTATAGGTTTTCGCTCAGCTCTGATGAGTGGCACCAAATACCCCTCTAAGGCAGCAGGGACTTGGCAGGGGAAAGAATAGATGTTTAAGGCATAGTTGAGGTGTTTCTACATTAggttttcatttcttttgaTCATTCCTGTAAATTTTGAGCTTTTTGTACATtgcttttcaaaaataatttgatatgacTTAGTATGTCACATAGCTTTAACTTCTATTCTGCAGTGCTTGATTAAGCCTACTATCAATTAAGAGTTAGCATCGAACTTTCCTGGCCTTCTGTCATATTATTGAACACTTTAAACAACTTGCATCCcaatattgttaatattttttgaatattttcagAGTCAACTTtgttaattatattcttttggccaaaaagtGCAAAATGCTTTGAAATCGTTTACTGGTTGTGTATTTTATCATGTATAATTCTAATTGCTTTCTCCACCTTTTTGGTTGGTTTAGGTTGGAAAGCTTAGAATAACACCCCGAGTTCTTGTTGGTCATAGCTTTGGAGGAAAAGgtattttggttgttttggtatTTGATTTTCTTCAAAAGCAGACAATGGAATATGATAGTTGCATTATTTAATTTCAGGTGGTTCAAGTGCTTAATATGCTTCATAATTATCTCTGCAGTTGCATTGAGCATTGTGGAACAAGCTGCCAAACCTCTTGCACGGCCTGTCAGAGTAAGTATGATCTTGCTAGATATTGTTGAGCTGGTATTATACTTTGGCATTACTTAAGGTATGTGATATTGATTCTGGGTATCAAAGAACTTGAACTTTAGATATTATGTTACATTCAATCTTTGACTTATATAACTAGATACTTCAAACCATGGTAGtatcaaaattattgttgttttctAGGTAGCTGAAGCAATAGGGGCCTCACAGTTAAAAAATGTTTccagtgtgtgtatatatatgtgtgtgtgtgtacatatatatatatatatatatttatttatttatttattctgtatgtgtgtgtttataaaatatatatatatatatatatttatttatttattctgtatgtgtgtgtttataaaatatatatatatatatatatacataaatgtatgtatgtcttttttttttcctggcaGGTATGGGTTTTGGATGCTACTCCTGGAAAAGTTAGAGCTGGTGGAGATGGAGAAGACCATCCATCTGTACTTATCTCTTACCTCAGTAAACTGCCTAAGGAGGTGATTTATCTTTTTCGTATTGTATCCTTTGatttatttcaagttaattGAGGTATGGATTATTCGAAAGAATTATTCTTGttggaaaattattttattattttaatgattagAGTCAGTTAGGATGCATTTCTAACTATTTGCACTTGGCAGATCTATTGATTGGCATTCTTGTTGGGTGGGTTGGTTTTATATGGCTTTGCTATAATTATAGTTAGGTTTTAGAAGctatgatttttgtttttgatccattattaagttaaattttacCATTGTAAATGGGTTAAGATGTGGTTAATAATGGTTGGGGTGGTGTTCAATATAACTAGTAACTTTAATATTCATGATGCAATAAATATTAGTGATGAACATTGACTTCATCAACTTAGTTCAGGATTTCATGACTGTTTTAGTTTATCTCAATGggaatttcattattataaattatgtgaATTGGAATTCTATTATTGATTTCTAATACTAGCATAAACAGATGGATATTTTTATAATGGATGTTTCTGGAGTTAAATTTTGCTAGTTCTTTATTTCTCATTATACAAAACTCTGCTTTAATATTTCAGTTCCTTCTGTAATATGTTTTCCATGATCCCTCTTCCTGTTCCCTTAATCCCTCTCCCTTTTTTCTTGCTGTATGTAGATGTTGCTCCTATATCACTTTAAAACTGATATAACTATCATGATGGAATTCAGTATTCATAAATGTATAGCTCATTTACATGAATTTTAGGGAAACTTAATCTATAAAGCACTTCATCTAATTACCTAAATTTTAATGACCTTAACTGATATGTGATGATGGTGgtacaaatttaattcaaactttatcaagttaaaagatGGTAAACATGACTTATGGTTGGTGactatgatatattttatatgtttaagtttccttaatttaataattttcaacttCATTAGATCATATAGAGTGCACATAAAATGATGTATCTCCTCTCATTGTTCTGTTTTAGCTGAATagttcttttgttatttttggccttaaattaaaaaatgttgaaatatttgtttcttgggcatttaattttcttttattgaacATGGTTTAAGTATGTTGCAATCTTCCATGACTGTAGGTCAGCTCAAAGCGGGAGGTTGTGAATGCTCTTCTTGGAGAAGGTTTTTCCAAAGATGTGGCACAGGTATAATTTGGACACTAGTATTGTTTCACTTACTCTCTGTgtaactttaatttgaatttgggtCCTATAAGATAAACTGAATACAtagatacatacatatatatgtatcacATATATTAGTTTCATGATCCTGTTAATATAATTCAGGCACTACACGTTAGATTTAGATTTGGATGCCCTGACTCCTAAGTCCAAATCACTAGTTTTTGTTTGTTCAAATACGAGTGtcaatgcatataattttattccttAGTAAAATGCTTTTAATGGTCTATTACTGTGTGTTAGTGCTTAAGGTTGGCTGAAGTAATCTGTTCTAATCTCCCTTTATATGACTGAATAAGTTGTGCCTTTGTGAAATGCACATGCCTTGTGAAGGGCTTGTTagagtttaattatttttgaccTTACTGATTCTTTTTCGCTCCCATTGCTGCTTAAAGACAAGCTGGATCTGACTTAAAAATTGTCTCGAGGACAAGGTTAGAGAGAAATATCAGCAAGCCTTACATTCATGAACAGGATAGTGGAGTATTGTGGCTTAACCAATCATATTTTTCTAGATCGTAAACTAGTACAGCAGAATAAGGATATAGATGCATCAAATTGGCGGggtaatcaaaatttaatagcTCATATTAACTTGATGTGGCTTACTTCTTTTGTACATTGTTGGTTTTATCTTTCAGAGGTTACTTGTCATTATATTTGAAAGATAAActggaaaaattaaatttaaatttctaccTTGCTGTGTGGACTTTCTGTTTCGCAATCTTATCTTCTATTAAATTCTTGTTTTTGTGTCCAGTGGGTGGTAACGAACCTCCGATCTACCAGCCCTCTTGGTTCACCATCATCAAGCTTCTCATGGGTCTTTGATCTTGAGGGAATTGCTGAAATGTACCAATCCTATGAAGAAACAAATTTATggtatttttctttgtttctcttaTGATACATGGATGATGTTTTGAGAGTGTTTAAAGGACAAGACTCCTAAAATAGCTACTTTTCCTAGATGAAGTCTTAGTGTTATACTTTGTTCTGTGCAGTCAGAAACATTGTCAATATGCATATTAGGGTTGGCAATATGTTTCAGTTTTTCATCCTAGATTCTCACAAAAATTGTCACTTTGCACtaacattaatttgtttttgtgttgaaGTATTTGAGGCAAAAGTTAATATTAACTTGTCCTGCAGTATTAGTGGCTTAACATTAAGTGTAgcatgaaaatagttttttaattattgttaaataatgcAGGAAATTTGTGGAAAACCTGCCTCAAGGTGTGCATGTCAATTTTTTGAAAGCTGAGAGAAGCTTACACAGGTGGGCCCTTGGAGATCTCCAGAGAATTCATGCTGCTGAGGAGCTGGCTGCTGATGGTGGAGGTGGAGTTGAAATGCATGTCCTTGAAGATGCTGGACATTGGGTACATTTCTGTCACTTGCTTTATTTTCTAAAGCGCTTTGCTGATGCACATGGTCTGCCTGATTTTGCTTTAGCTGTTATTTGTAGAAACAGATTTCATCTGTGATGTGTCAACATATTCCTAGAGTAGGATTACACATCCTCTAAGATGGAAGGCTAAACCATTTGGAGTTTGTGAGACATTGGTTATAATGTCATGTCATagatatttataagaaaaagcAAAGCTAAAGTAATTGCTTAACCCAGAAAAGCTTAAACTATCAAGTAAGGTTtgacattaatttttaataggtatGTTCATGTTTACTGTGGTAGAATTGACATATTGGGGGATTCAAATGCAATGCTAACATTGCTAATTAACAGCTTGAGGTCATGTTCTGTTTTATGTATTAATGTATTCTTCTGCTCTACAAAATACTATTGAATAAGCCATGTTAGAAAAGTTCCCACATTGAAAGTGTTTATCAATGTTATAGTGTTTGAGCTACATCAGATTGTGTACAGCCAAAGTTAAAAAATCTGCATGTTTTCTATCGTGCAACAATTACTGAAATTGGCTTCCACACCTTTAACTGGAGGCATTTTTTTAGTGTAGCTTCATGAACAAATTGGAATAGCGTTggctttttttgttttctcaagtAGTCCTGCTGGACCATTTACTTGCATTTAGGTTATTGTACAATTTCATCCAGAACAATTATCAACTGAATATGTCTGGTAGCATGATATACTGTGATGCTGTGTGTCTCCAACTCACAAACCTGGTGCTCATTTGTATCATATGTTTTGACAGGTTCACGCAGATAACCCAGATGGTTTGTTCAGGATTTTATCATCTTCTTTCCAGGGATTCTGATGGGGAAGTAACTAATGCATTTTTCtggtaaaattttatagattattATTTAGCTTTGTGTGTGCATGATAAATATTGTGTGTAAACGTTTCTTTTTTCTCCATCCACATCTGAATAGTGAATAGTAAAGACATAATACTAAAAAAAGAGTAGCACGTGAAGGCAAATGCTGAAGTCTTTTCAAAGATGATTACTTTAAGTGTGTAATGTGCAACTTTCTGAACGTCTTTGAATACCTTTCTTCCTAGTTACATTTACTAAAATGGTATGGGTATCTTTTACCATCAAGTTTGCAACTGTCCATTCAACATTTCTCCACTGTAGCATTCTTCCtagttatatttaaaatgctAAATTAACATTCAGTGTTTtagttattattaaaattatatatgcacattttttatatataattaggtacatagatacataaataatgtgttattatgtgattgaaaaattttaaactaaatataaaataacatttaagtatctgataatatattatttgtgtgtttaaaaatattacatatagtGCAGAGGACAAACTTCAAACTCTAGGTAATTAGGCTTTCAATTCAGTTTGATGTCGAGAATAACATTAGACCACATGGCCTGTTCTAACCAAACTCGATCTCAGTGGCTGCAAAGGTGAAGGAGCTACTTCAAGTGATTTGTTTTGTGGTTTTTCTTCATTGGAGATTCTAATTTTAAGCaggaaaaaatttgtttaattaccTGGAAATATTAATTGCCTTTATAAACTCCGACTATTTATCTTGGAGTGCAAGAGGCTTAAATCTCCGCCAAAATTTCCTTCTATACAAGaatagttaatattaattattgggATTCGATTGAAATGGTTTCTGGTCCATTAAAATTTCCAATTCGGCAACAGTGTTTTGCATAAACTGCTTGAATTAGTTCGGTGGCAATAATAGAGCACTTCCAATGCTAAAAGGATGTATTAAGGTTGGCCTCTCTCAGTATTCAACAAATTGATTATTAATCTTGTTATCTGTTTCAAGAACTTCCGAAATGAAGAATTGGATTTAGGTTCGCTGTTCTTGGAAATGAGATTCTAGAGTGGTTCAGTCATCAAAGGGTGTTCGGTAAGAATAGAAGGGCTTTCACAGATACCTTGTGATGATGTGGCACTTACTTTCCATATCAAATTAATTGGGTTGAAAAGTCAATCCTTTATGTTTGAACTAAACTCATAGTTGAAGAGTTGAGCTCATGAACTCCATTCGAAACATCAAAAAACATGCTATTGCAGGTACAACTCTTGCAGAGAT
This is a stretch of genomic DNA from Mangifera indica cultivar Alphonso chromosome 11, CATAS_Mindica_2.1, whole genome shotgun sequence. It encodes these proteins:
- the LOC123229593 gene encoding protein ABHD11; this encodes MSVISNLTASHTAVTFAERKLKFNLMNRANLKIPRPYQNGAFSVSKLAVGQSSRAAKYPSVRMALVDERLARGRGTADPSGVLAYELVQGALVKWSSMMDKSVPEPPTAILLHGILGSRKNWGTFARRLAQAFPTWQFLLVDLRCHGDSASMKKRQPHTVASTALDVLKLVGKLRITPRVLVGHSFGGKVALSIVEQAAKPLARPVRVWVLDATPGKVRAGGDGEDHPSVLISYLSKLPKEVSSKREVVNALLGEGFSKDVAQWVVTNLRSTSPLGSPSSSFSWVFDLEGIAEMYQSYEETNLWKFVENLPQGVHVNFLKAERSLHRWALGDLQRIHAAEELAADGGGGVEMHVLEDAGHWVHADNPDGLFRILSSSFQGF